A portion of the Thermococcus sp. EP1 genome contains these proteins:
- the truA gene encoding tRNA pseudouridine(38-40) synthase TruA, protein MRIALKIAYDGTKFYGFQRQPGLRTVEGEVIRVLKKLGIIEDIREANFKGASRTDRGVSAFGNVIAFDTNRLDLTEPRILNHYLNDVWVLGNASVPEDFHPRFWAMSKVYRYYLFNEGIDLIKLKSCAELFIGEHDFSNFARLEEFKNPVRIVRRIDVVPRGKIIMIEIEGESFLWEMVRRIVTALKLCGMGILSEEEISFMLKEKVDKKLPPASPENLVLWEIKYENIEFKKDSYAIEKVKREFFERFRMYLTRAAIFEDWIISL, encoded by the coding sequence ATGAGAATAGCGTTAAAGATAGCCTACGATGGCACTAAGTTTTATGGGTTTCAACGACAGCCTGGGCTTCGAACAGTTGAGGGGGAAGTGATCAGGGTACTAAAAAAGCTCGGGATAATTGAGGATATTCGAGAAGCCAATTTCAAGGGGGCCTCTCGCACAGATAGGGGAGTTTCGGCATTTGGTAATGTAATTGCGTTTGATACAAATAGACTGGATCTTACTGAACCAAGGATTTTAAACCACTATCTTAATGATGTATGGGTTTTGGGGAATGCAAGTGTCCCTGAGGATTTCCATCCAAGGTTTTGGGCCATGAGTAAGGTTTATCGCTACTATCTTTTTAATGAAGGAATAGATTTAATAAAACTTAAATCGTGTGCTGAGCTCTTTATTGGAGAACATGATTTCTCCAATTTTGCTCGTCTTGAAGAGTTTAAAAATCCTGTAAGGATTGTACGAAGAATTGATGTGGTTCCCAGAGGGAAGATAATCATGATAGAAATTGAAGGAGAGAGTTTTCTCTGGGAGATGGTGAGAAGAATAGTCACTGCTCTTAAATTGTGTGGAATGGGAATTCTTTCGGAGGAAGAGATAAGTTTTATGTTAAAAGAAAAAGTAGATAAAAAACTCCCTCCAGCTTCGCCAGAAAATCTTGTCTTGTGGGAAATCAAGTATGAAAATATAGAGTTTAAGAAAGACAGTTATGCAATTGAAAAAGTTAAAAGAGAATTTTTTGAAAGATTTAGGATGTATCTAACAAGAGCGGCAATCTTTGAGGACTGGATTATTTCTTTATGA
- the pheT gene encoding phenylalanine--tRNA ligase subunit beta: MPKFDVAKHDLERLVGKEFTVEEWEDLFLYAKCELDDLWEHEGKIYFKADAKDTNRPDLWSAEGIARQVRWALGMTKGLPRYEIEKSDVVVYVDEKLKDIRPYGVYAIVEGLKLDEEALKQIIQLQEKVALTLGRRRKEVAIGTFDFDKLEPPFYYKAVEPEKIKFIPLNSEEEMTADEILEKHEKGKEYGHLIKGKPYYPLLIDSGGNVLSMPPVINSETHGKVTENTRNIFIDITGWHLEKIMLALNVLVTALAERGGKIKSVKVVYKDFEVESPDLTPKEFEVELDYIKKLTGVELSDEEVKDLLERMFYEVELVDGKAKLKYPAFRNDIMHPRDVLEDVLIAYGYNNIEPEEPKLAVQGKGDDFIDFENAVRDLMVGFGLQEVMTFNLTNREAQFGKMNIPEEDIVEIENPISQKWSALRRWLLPSLMEFLGQNTHEEYPQKIFEVGKVTLIDESRETKTVSESKLGVAIAHPKVTFTEAKEVLDSLMHHLGVKYELREIEYGSFIPGRAGEIIVEGKSIGIIGEVHPQVLENWGIEMPVAAFEVFLRPFYRGSFL; this comes from the coding sequence ATGCCAAAGTTCGATGTTGCTAAGCATGACTTAGAGAGGCTGGTGGGAAAGGAGTTCACAGTTGAAGAGTGGGAAGATCTTTTCCTCTATGCTAAATGCGAACTTGATGATCTCTGGGAGCATGAAGGTAAAATATACTTTAAAGCTGATGCTAAGGATACCAATAGGCCCGACTTGTGGAGTGCTGAGGGTATAGCTAGACAAGTGCGTTGGGCCCTAGGAATGACAAAGGGCCTACCACGCTACGAAATTGAGAAAAGTGACGTGGTAGTTTATGTTGACGAGAAACTTAAGGACATAAGACCATATGGAGTTTATGCTATAGTTGAGGGTCTTAAGTTAGATGAAGAGGCGTTGAAGCAGATTATCCAGCTGCAAGAGAAAGTTGCACTAACACTTGGCAGAAGAAGAAAGGAAGTTGCTATAGGAACATTTGACTTTGATAAACTTGAGCCTCCTTTCTATTATAAAGCAGTAGAGCCTGAGAAAATAAAATTCATTCCCTTAAATAGTGAAGAAGAAATGACAGCAGATGAGATATTAGAAAAGCATGAAAAAGGAAAAGAATATGGTCACCTAATTAAGGGGAAACCCTACTATCCGTTACTTATTGATAGTGGAGGAAATGTTCTTTCCATGCCTCCTGTTATAAATTCTGAGACTCATGGAAAGGTTACGGAGAATACTAGAAACATTTTCATAGATATTACTGGTTGGCACCTTGAGAAGATAATGCTCGCTCTAAACGTTCTAGTGACTGCCTTGGCGGAGAGAGGAGGAAAAATAAAGAGTGTTAAGGTTGTTTACAAAGATTTTGAAGTGGAGAGCCCTGATTTAACTCCAAAAGAATTTGAGGTTGAGTTGGATTATATTAAAAAGCTTACTGGTGTCGAACTTAGTGATGAAGAGGTAAAAGACCTTCTTGAAAGGATGTTTTACGAAGTTGAGCTTGTTGATGGTAAAGCAAAACTGAAATACCCTGCTTTTAGGAACGATATAATGCATCCAAGGGATGTCTTGGAGGATGTGCTTATAGCTTATGGGTATAATAATATTGAACCCGAGGAGCCTAAGTTAGCAGTTCAGGGAAAAGGGGATGATTTTATCGACTTTGAAAATGCAGTAAGGGACCTTATGGTGGGCTTTGGACTTCAGGAGGTCATGACTTTTAACTTAACAAATAGAGAGGCACAGTTTGGCAAAATGAATATCCCTGAGGAGGACATAGTCGAGATAGAGAACCCCATAAGTCAGAAGTGGAGTGCCCTTAGAAGGTGGCTTTTACCAAGTTTGATGGAGTTCCTGGGCCAGAATACGCATGAAGAATATCCTCAAAAAATCTTTGAGGTTGGAAAGGTCACTTTAATTGATGAGAGCAGGGAAACTAAGACAGTGAGTGAAAGCAAACTTGGTGTAGCTATAGCACATCCGAAAGTTACTTTTACTGAAGCCAAGGAGGTTCTTGATAGTTTGATGCATCACTTGGGGGTAAAATATGAGCTTAGAGAAATAGAATATGGATCATTTATTCCTGGTAGGGCCGGAGAAATAATAGTGGAAGGAAAGAGCATTGGTATAATCGGTGAAGTTCACCCACAAGTCTTGGAAAACTGGGGAATAGAGATGCCAGTAGCCGCTTTTGAAGTATTCCTAAGGCCATTCTATAGAGGAAGTTTTCTTTGA
- a CDS encoding UbiD family decarboxylase: MLRDILTQFQDETIVIDKPVNKKFEITKYFLRHKDQPILFRNVDGWEVIGNLWSTRERISKYLGIKRSELLHFMMKAMDSPRPYKEVSEAEFFKNSTKDFSLRDLPVPHYFPKDGGQYFTSAIYIAKDEDFVNLSYHRTMVRDEKTATVRLVPRHLYAMWKEKAEHGEELDVRIIVGNPIHILLAAATSPQYGVSELSIASAMREMAFGKPLEVVEVNGIPVPVESEFVFEAKILPELDKEGPFVDITGTYDIVREQPVVVFEKMYHVEKPIFHALFSSGYEHYMLMGLPKEPQIYKTVKQVVPKVHGVRLTEGGAMWLHAVVSITKQHDGDGKNAILAAFSGHPSLKHVVVVDEDIDIYDDRDIEWAIATRFQADKDLVIIPKTRGSSLDPSGEKGFTTKWGIDATKPLNRKEEFERARI; encoded by the coding sequence ATGCTCAGAGATATACTTACTCAATTTCAAGATGAAACGATAGTTATTGATAAACCAGTTAATAAGAAATTTGAAATAACCAAATATTTCCTTCGGCACAAAGATCAGCCGATTCTTTTTAGGAATGTGGATGGATGGGAGGTTATAGGAAATCTTTGGAGTACTAGAGAGAGAATATCTAAGTATCTAGGCATAAAGAGGTCAGAACTTCTTCATTTTATGATGAAGGCAATGGATAGTCCTAGGCCTTATAAAGAGGTTAGTGAGGCAGAGTTCTTTAAGAATTCCACAAAAGACTTCTCACTTAGAGATCTTCCTGTGCCTCATTATTTCCCAAAAGATGGTGGTCAATACTTTACTTCGGCTATCTACATAGCTAAGGATGAGGATTTTGTAAATCTCTCGTATCACAGAACAATGGTAAGAGATGAGAAAACTGCCACGGTAAGACTCGTTCCAAGACATCTTTATGCGATGTGGAAAGAAAAAGCAGAGCATGGCGAGGAGCTTGATGTAAGGATAATTGTCGGTAATCCTATCCATATATTACTCGCCGCAGCTACAAGTCCACAGTATGGAGTTAGCGAGTTAAGCATAGCATCAGCGATGAGGGAAATGGCCTTTGGAAAACCTTTAGAAGTTGTTGAGGTGAATGGGATCCCTGTCCCGGTGGAGAGTGAATTTGTCTTTGAGGCAAAAATTCTTCCTGAACTTGACAAGGAAGGTCCCTTTGTCGATATAACTGGGACATATGATATAGTTAGAGAACAACCAGTAGTAGTATTTGAGAAAATGTATCATGTTGAAAAGCCGATTTTTCATGCTTTGTTTTCAAGTGGATATGAACATTACATGCTTATGGGTCTTCCTAAGGAGCCTCAGATATACAAAACTGTCAAGCAAGTAGTTCCAAAGGTTCATGGGGTAAGACTCACAGAGGGAGGAGCAATGTGGCTCCATGCAGTTGTAAGCATCACAAAGCAGCACGATGGCGATGGGAAAAATGCTATTTTAGCTGCATTCTCTGGTCATCCAAGTCTAAAACATGTGGTGGTTGTGGACGAGGATATTGATATTTATGATGACAGAGACATAGAGTGGGCAATAGCTACAAGATTCCAAGCTGATAAGGACTTAGTTATTATTCCAAAAACTCGTGGGTCTTCTCTTGATCCCTCTGGGGAGAAAGGGTTTACAACCAAATGGGGCATTGATGCTACAAAGCCTTTGAATAGAAAGGAAGAGTTTGAGAGGGCGAGGATTTGA